The following are encoded in a window of Rhodomicrobium lacus genomic DNA:
- the modB gene encoding molybdate ABC transporter permease subunit: protein MNDFWTLSPDEWTAIRLSLLVATVAVVASLPFGLAIAWVLARREFWGKSLLNGIVHLPLVLPPVVTGYLLLISFGRKGPAGQFFEQCCGLVFSFRWTGAALACAVMGFPLMVRAIRLSLESVDRRLEDAAGTLGASPAWVFLTVTLPLIASGVIAGMILCFARAMGEFGATITFVSNIPGETQTLPSAIYTFTQVPGGDEGALRLTLVSLVISMGALIASEWLARRAGGARSITS from the coding sequence CTGAACGACTTCTGGACGCTCAGCCCGGATGAGTGGACCGCCATCCGGCTGAGCCTCCTGGTCGCGACCGTCGCAGTCGTGGCGAGCCTGCCTTTCGGGCTCGCCATCGCTTGGGTGCTGGCGAGGCGCGAATTCTGGGGGAAGTCCCTCCTCAACGGCATCGTTCATCTTCCCCTCGTCCTGCCTCCCGTCGTGACAGGCTATCTGCTTCTTATCTCCTTCGGCAGGAAAGGCCCCGCCGGGCAGTTCTTCGAGCAGTGCTGCGGACTCGTCTTTTCGTTCCGATGGACGGGCGCTGCGCTCGCCTGCGCCGTCATGGGCTTTCCGCTCATGGTGCGCGCCATCCGCCTTTCGCTCGAATCCGTCGACCGTCGGCTCGAAGACGCGGCGGGCACTCTCGGCGCGAGTCCGGCGTGGGTGTTCCTCACGGTTACGCTGCCGCTCATCGCCTCCGGCGTCATCGCGGGCATGATCCTTTGCTTCGCGCGCGCCATGGGCGAATTCGGCGCGACGATAACTTTCGTCTCCAACATTCCCGGCGAGACTCAGACGCTGCCTTCGGCGATCTACACCTTCACGCAGGTGCCGGGCGGCGACGAAGGCGCGCTTCGGCTTACGCTCGTTTCGCTCGTCATCTCGATGGGGGCGCTGATCGCATCCGAGTGGCTGGCCCGGCGCGCGGGCGGCGCGAGGAGCATCACGTCATGA
- the modA gene encoding molybdate ABC transporter substrate-binding protein encodes MSFRSRFMATVSAALLSAALVVPQAIAEETKPVIVFAAASLKNALDAISADWQKANEGKSVKTSYAASSALAKQLEQDAPADIFISADLDWMDYVEKKALIDNQTRANLLGNAIVLIAPKDSTATIELKEGADLGKILGDGRLAVGQVTSVPAGKYGKAALEKLGLWSEVENKLAQAESVRAALLLVSRGEAPLGIVYASDAVSDANVKVIATFPASSHPAIIYPIALTTKAGEDAKSFYSFIKSPAAAPHFEKQGFTVLADKKS; translated from the coding sequence ATGAGCTTCAGATCACGCTTCATGGCGACGGTCTCCGCCGCGCTTCTCTCGGCTGCGCTCGTCGTGCCGCAGGCCATCGCCGAGGAAACGAAACCCGTCATCGTCTTCGCCGCGGCGAGCCTGAAGAACGCGCTCGATGCCATCTCCGCCGACTGGCAGAAGGCGAACGAAGGCAAGTCCGTGAAGACCAGCTACGCGGCAAGTTCCGCGCTCGCCAAGCAGCTCGAACAGGATGCGCCAGCCGATATCTTCATCTCCGCCGATCTCGACTGGATGGACTACGTAGAGAAGAAGGCGCTGATCGACAACCAGACGCGCGCGAACCTGCTCGGCAACGCGATCGTCCTCATCGCGCCGAAGGATAGCACCGCGACGATCGAGCTGAAGGAAGGCGCCGATCTCGGCAAGATCCTCGGAGACGGGCGCCTCGCGGTCGGTCAGGTCACGTCCGTGCCCGCCGGCAAATACGGCAAGGCCGCGCTCGAAAAGCTGGGCCTCTGGTCGGAGGTGGAAAACAAGCTGGCGCAGGCTGAAAGCGTGCGCGCGGCGCTCCTCCTCGTCAGCCGCGGCGAAGCGCCCCTCGGCATCGTCTATGCGAGCGACGCGGTTTCCGACGCGAACGTAAAGGTCATCGCCACCTTCCCGGCCTCCTCGCATCCCGCGATCATCTATCCGATTGCGCTGACCACGAAGGCGGGCGAGGACGCGAAGTCGTTCTATAGCTTCATCAAGTCGCCCGCGGCCGCGCCTCACTTCGAGAAGCAGGGCTTCACCGTTCTCGCGGACAAGAAGTCCTGA
- the ppc gene encoding phosphoenolpyruvate carboxylase — MIDTLSPALGGLPDLESRLQDDIRLLGALLGDTIREQEGDEAFRIIEMIRRLSVAFEREADTDAARALDDIMARVTPEQAVIIARAFSYFSHLANIAEDRHRIRAARVALERRPDEQEGSLDLTFERLAKAGIAPDTVFDMLGNSLVSPVLTAHPTEVQRRSILDATSSIERLLEERDRLTGLELKRNEALLRGRVLQLWQTRLLRSTHLTVADEIENALRFYKSSFLSEIPRLYETLEQRIGRPHVGSFFQMGSWIGGDRDGNPNVNADTLRLALRRQSEIALRNYLTEVNELGIEMPLSTRLTQCTPELQALAERSNDNDPHRADEPYRRALTGIYARLAMTLRKLADKSALRPPLTSAEPYAQAEDLLADLVVIEESLLANKGGALIETRLGPLRRAVEVFGFHLATVDLRQNSDKHEEVVGELLATARVAPDYKGLGEEEKQAVLLSVLRDPRQLRIPTAAYSDLAASELAILDTARAMRATYGERAIRQYIISHTESVSDLLEVIVLQKEAGLMKGALGDADARAALIVVPLFETIPDLRRAEHIMRDFLALPGIHSLAAAGDGIQEVMLGYSDSNKDGGFFTSNWEVCRASVALERLCSEDGLRLRLFHGRGGTVGRGGGPTYQAVLAQPAGTVNGQIRITEQGEVIASKYAHAEIARRNLESLAAASIEATLLSPRQPVPPEFLEAAEELSALSMKSYRALVYDLEGFDAFFFAATPIAEIAELNIGSRPASRKANQRIEDLRAIPWSFSWGQARAALPGWYGFGTAVRAYAKEAPFERTALLRRMRREWPFFRTLLSNMDMVLAKADMRIARRYADLVPDRQLASRVTGALLVEWNATVEALNIITGSPDRLADNPPLARVISRRIPYIAPLNHLQVELLRRWRRGDHAEKIRLAIQISINGVAAGIRNTG; from the coding sequence ATGATCGACACGCTTAGCCCTGCCCTCGGCGGTCTTCCCGATCTCGAGTCCCGCCTGCAGGACGATATCCGCCTTCTCGGCGCGCTCTTGGGCGACACCATCCGCGAACAGGAGGGCGACGAAGCCTTCCGGATCATCGAGATGATCCGTCGGCTGAGCGTGGCCTTCGAGCGCGAAGCCGATACCGACGCCGCCCGCGCCCTGGACGACATCATGGCCCGCGTCACGCCGGAACAGGCGGTCATCATCGCGCGGGCCTTCAGCTATTTCTCGCATCTCGCCAACATCGCCGAGGACAGGCATCGCATCCGCGCGGCGCGGGTCGCGCTCGAACGGCGCCCCGACGAGCAGGAAGGAAGCCTGGACCTCACCTTCGAGCGCCTGGCAAAGGCGGGGATCGCGCCCGACACCGTTTTCGACATGCTGGGGAACAGCCTCGTTTCGCCGGTGCTCACGGCGCATCCGACCGAGGTGCAGCGGCGCAGCATCCTCGACGCGACAAGCTCGATAGAACGCCTGCTCGAAGAACGCGACCGCCTCACCGGGCTCGAACTGAAACGCAACGAAGCCTTGTTACGCGGGCGCGTGCTGCAACTTTGGCAGACGCGGCTTCTGCGCTCCACTCATCTCACCGTCGCCGACGAGATCGAGAACGCGCTGCGCTTTTACAAGTCCAGCTTTCTGTCGGAGATTCCCCGCCTTTACGAGACGCTGGAACAGCGCATCGGCAGGCCGCATGTCGGCTCGTTCTTCCAGATGGGATCGTGGATCGGCGGCGACCGCGACGGCAACCCGAACGTCAACGCCGATACGCTGAGGCTCGCTCTCAGGCGGCAAAGCGAAATCGCGCTGCGCAACTACCTCACCGAAGTGAATGAACTCGGCATCGAAATGCCGCTGTCCACCCGCCTCACCCAATGCACGCCCGAGCTTCAGGCGCTGGCCGAACGCTCGAACGACAACGATCCGCACCGGGCGGACGAGCCCTACCGCCGCGCGCTCACAGGCATCTACGCCCGGCTCGCGATGACGCTGCGAAAGCTCGCCGACAAATCCGCTCTCCGGCCGCCGCTTACATCCGCCGAGCCTTATGCGCAGGCCGAGGATTTACTTGCCGACCTCGTCGTGATCGAAGAATCGCTGCTGGCGAACAAGGGCGGCGCGCTGATCGAAACGCGGCTCGGGCCCTTGCGCCGCGCGGTGGAGGTGTTCGGCTTCCATCTCGCCACCGTCGACCTGCGTCAGAACTCCGACAAGCATGAGGAGGTGGTCGGCGAGCTTCTGGCGACAGCGCGCGTCGCGCCCGACTACAAGGGGCTCGGCGAGGAAGAGAAGCAGGCCGTGCTGCTCTCCGTGCTGCGCGATCCGCGCCAGCTTCGCATTCCGACCGCCGCCTATTCCGACCTCGCCGCCTCTGAACTCGCCATCCTCGACACGGCGCGGGCCATGCGCGCAACCTATGGCGAGCGCGCCATCCGGCAATACATCATCAGCCACACCGAGAGCGTGAGCGACCTCCTCGAAGTGATCGTGCTTCAGAAAGAGGCGGGACTGATGAAGGGCGCGCTTGGCGACGCGGACGCGCGCGCGGCGCTGATCGTGGTGCCGCTGTTCGAGACCATCCCCGACCTTCGCCGCGCCGAGCACATCATGCGCGACTTCCTCGCGCTGCCCGGCATCCATTCGCTCGCGGCGGCGGGCGACGGCATTCAGGAAGTCATGCTCGGCTATTCCGACAGCAACAAGGACGGCGGCTTTTTCACGAGCAACTGGGAAGTATGCCGCGCGTCGGTGGCTCTGGAACGGCTCTGCTCGGAAGACGGGCTTCGCCTGCGCCTTTTCCACGGGCGCGGCGGCACGGTGGGACGCGGCGGCGGCCCGACCTATCAGGCCGTATTGGCGCAGCCCGCAGGCACGGTAAACGGCCAGATCCGCATCACGGAACAGGGCGAGGTGATCGCGTCGAAATATGCGCATGCGGAAATCGCCCGCCGCAATCTCGAGTCGCTTGCCGCCGCATCCATCGAAGCGACGTTGCTGTCGCCCCGTCAGCCCGTCCCGCCCGAGTTTCTCGAAGCGGCCGAGGAGCTTTCGGCGCTGAGCATGAAATCCTATCGCGCGCTGGTCTACGATCTGGAGGGCTTCGACGCCTTCTTCTTCGCCGCAACGCCCATCGCGGAAATAGCGGAACTCAACATCGGCTCGCGCCCCGCCTCCAGAAAGGCGAACCAGCGCATCGAGGATCTGCGCGCGATCCCATGGAGCTTCTCCTGGGGGCAGGCGCGCGCGGCGCTGCCGGGCTGGTACGGCTTCGGCACGGCGGTGCGCGCCTACGCGAAGGAAGCCCCGTTCGAGCGCACCGCGCTTTTGCGGCGCATGCGTCGGGAGTGGCCGTTCTTCCGCACGCTGCTTTCCAACATGGACATGGTGCTTGCAAAGGCTGACATGCGGATCGCGCGCCGCTATGCCGATCTCGTGCCGGACAGACAGCTTGCAAGCCGTGTAACGGGAGCGCTGCTCGTGGAATGGAACGCCACCGTCGAAGCGTTGAACATCATCACCGGCTCGCCGGATCGCCTTGCCGACAATCCGCCGCTCGCGCGCGTGATCTCGCGGCGCATTCCCTATATCGCGCCGCTGAACCATCTCCAGGTCGAGTTGCTGAGACGCTGGCGGCGTGGCGATCACGCGGAGAAAATCCGTCTCGCGATCCAGATTTCGATCAACGGCGTGGCCGCCGGGATACGGAATACCGGCTGA
- a CDS encoding HAD-IIB family hydrolase yields the protein MLPLAQADVSIFRNVRFVLTDMDETLTHHGRLAAAAYHALERLQQAGIKVIPVTAAPAGWCDQMARMWPVDGVIGENGGFFFEREPTRHGVKRNFWHAPEHHEKLAEELARIGQRVLTAVPSARFAEDQKFRLTSIAFAQPHDPDMAAAILAALRENKADTTVNNLWILGWLGGYDKLAMARRVLAETYQTDIAVENQAVLYVGDSTNDAPMFAFFRHSVGVSTVTRYLSEIPTAPQWITNGPGGVGFVEAANVVIAAQTG from the coding sequence ATGCTTCCTCTGGCCCAAGCCGATGTTTCGATTTTCAGGAATGTTCGTTTCGTATTGACCGATATGGATGAAACGCTGACCCATCATGGGCGCTTGGCCGCGGCGGCCTATCATGCTCTGGAACGATTGCAACAGGCGGGGATCAAAGTCATTCCGGTGACGGCTGCTCCGGCAGGGTGGTGCGATCAGATGGCCCGGATGTGGCCGGTGGATGGCGTGATCGGCGAAAATGGCGGGTTCTTTTTTGAACGCGAGCCCACCCGGCATGGCGTAAAACGGAACTTCTGGCATGCGCCCGAACATCATGAAAAATTGGCAGAAGAATTGGCCCGGATCGGTCAGCGGGTTTTAACCGCCGTTCCGTCCGCCCGGTTTGCCGAAGATCAAAAATTCCGGCTGACCTCAATCGCCTTTGCGCAACCCCATGACCCGGACATGGCGGCAGCCATCCTTGCCGCACTGCGCGAAAACAAGGCCGATACAACGGTCAACAACCTGTGGATTCTGGGGTGGTTGGGGGGATACGACAAACTTGCTATGGCCCGTCGGGTTTTGGCCGAGACCTATCAAACGGATATTGCCGTGGAAAATCAGGCGGTTCTTTATGTGGGGGATTCGACCAACGATGCACCAATGTTTGCCTTTTTCCGGCATTCGGTGGGGGTCAGCACCGTAACGCGCTATTTATCCGAAATTCCCACGGCGCCCCAGTGGATTACCAACGGGCCGGGCGGTGTGGGGTTTGTCGAAGCCGCCAACGTGGTCATTGCTGCCCAAACGGGCTGA
- a CDS encoding TOBE domain-containing protein, giving the protein MKVSARNVFTGKITKVIKGATTAHVVLDVGGTPITASITNESVEDLGLKEGQEASAIIKSSDVIIAVK; this is encoded by the coding sequence ATGAAAGTCAGCGCCCGGAATGTGTTCACCGGTAAAATAACGAAAGTTATCAAGGGGGCGACGACGGCTCATGTGGTCCTCGATGTCGGTGGCACACCCATCACGGCCTCGATCACGAATGAATCCGTCGAAGATCTGGGCCTGAAAGAAGGTCAGGAGGCATCGGCGATCATCAAGTCTTCCGATGTCATCATCGCCGTGAAGTAA
- a CDS encoding tyrosine phosphatase family protein yields the protein MPLIETPFLTTVCGLEELAGHSSREVSHVLSILDPDEPEPEAFGAYGEHARLEMRFHDIIEETAGHVAPTPDDVARMLAFGRDSEAEAGSLRHLLVHCHMGISRSTAMMALLLAQSQTVLSADTIMQHILAMRDKAWPNLRILEYGEAILGRDGEFTRAAGAIYRIQLERRPEIRNFFINAGRGREIETADRV from the coding sequence ATGCCGCTAATCGAAACGCCGTTCCTCACCACTGTCTGCGGTCTTGAGGAACTGGCCGGGCATTCGTCGCGCGAGGTGAGCCATGTTCTGTCGATTCTCGATCCTGACGAGCCAGAGCCGGAGGCATTCGGCGCTTATGGGGAGCACGCTCGACTTGAGATGCGGTTTCACGACATCATAGAGGAGACTGCCGGACACGTCGCTCCTACGCCCGATGATGTGGCAAGAATGCTGGCGTTCGGCCGCGATTCGGAAGCCGAGGCCGGAAGCCTCAGGCACCTGCTCGTTCATTGCCACATGGGAATTTCGCGCTCGACCGCCATGATGGCGCTGCTTCTGGCTCAGTCGCAAACGGTGCTGTCCGCCGACACGATCATGCAGCACATTCTGGCGATGCGGGACAAGGCATGGCCGAACCTGCGCATTCTTGAATATGGCGAGGCGATCCTTGGCCGGGACGGCGAATTCACGCGCGCGGCGGGGGCGATCTACCGGATTCAGCTCGAACGCCGGCCGGAAATCCGCAATTTCTTCATCAACGCCGGACGTGGCCGCGAAATCGAGACGGCGGACCGCGTGTAG
- a CDS encoding propionyl-CoA synthetase: MTSPNPAQSRYFDVYESWKRDPEGFWADAAREIDWFEQPKKIFDANEGVYGRWFTGGVTNTAYNAIDRHVKNGRADQPAIIYDSPVTGQVRILTYADLLTEVATFAGVLKEKGIGKGDRVIVYMPMIAEALIAMLACARIGAIHSVVFGGFAANELAIRIEDTQAKAIVTASCGIEVTRVVHYKPLLDHAIELSSVKPEVCIIVQRPQELATLIEGRDYDYAALVEDAKARGVTAPCEPMASTDPAYILYTSGTTGRPKGVVRDVGGHMVALKWTMKNHYDIDPGEVFWASSDVGWVVGHSYIVYGPLLHGATTIVYEGKPVGTPDAGAFWRVISQHKVKALFTAPTAFRAIKKEDPQGSFLGNYDISSLKYLFLAGERADPNTVQWAEELLKVPVIDHWWQTETGWAIAGNCAGLGALPIKLGSPTYPLPGYELHVLNESNEEVARGQTGALSIRLPMPPGCLPTLWNNEQGFIESYLVEYPGYYKTADAGYIDEDGYVFVMARTDDIINVAGHRLSTGAIEEVVANHPDVAECAVIGVADGLKGQVAAGFVLLKSGVVREINVIEKEIVAMVRDQIGPVAAFKTVLTVNRLPKTRSGKILRGTMRKIADGEAYKMPATIDDPAILEEIAAALKAKGFGTSSEAA, from the coding sequence ATGACTTCGCCAAACCCGGCTCAAAGCCGCTATTTCGACGTTTATGAGAGCTGGAAGCGCGACCCGGAAGGTTTCTGGGCGGATGCCGCGCGCGAGATCGACTGGTTCGAGCAGCCGAAGAAGATCTTCGACGCGAACGAAGGCGTTTACGGGCGCTGGTTCACGGGCGGCGTCACGAACACCGCGTATAACGCCATCGACCGCCATGTGAAGAACGGCCGCGCCGATCAGCCTGCCATCATCTACGACAGCCCCGTTACCGGGCAGGTTCGCATTCTGACCTATGCCGACCTTCTGACGGAAGTGGCGACCTTCGCGGGCGTGCTGAAGGAAAAGGGCATCGGCAAGGGCGACCGCGTCATCGTTTACATGCCGATGATCGCCGAGGCGCTGATCGCGATGCTGGCCTGCGCCCGCATCGGCGCGATCCATTCCGTGGTGTTCGGCGGCTTCGCGGCGAACGAGCTTGCCATCCGCATCGAGGACACGCAGGCGAAGGCGATCGTCACCGCATCCTGCGGCATCGAAGTGACGCGTGTCGTCCATTACAAGCCGCTCCTCGATCACGCCATCGAGCTTTCCTCGGTGAAGCCCGAGGTCTGCATCATCGTGCAGCGTCCGCAGGAACTCGCGACACTCATCGAAGGCCGCGACTACGATTACGCGGCGCTCGTCGAAGACGCGAAGGCGCGCGGTGTCACCGCCCCTTGCGAGCCGATGGCATCGACCGATCCGGCCTACATCCTTTACACGTCCGGCACCACGGGGCGCCCCAAGGGCGTCGTCCGCGACGTCGGCGGCCATATGGTCGCGCTCAAATGGACGATGAAGAACCATTACGACATCGATCCGGGCGAAGTGTTCTGGGCCTCGTCGGACGTGGGCTGGGTCGTCGGCCACTCGTACATCGTTTACGGTCCGCTGCTGCACGGCGCGACCACAATCGTCTACGAAGGCAAGCCCGTCGGCACGCCGGATGCGGGCGCGTTCTGGCGCGTGATCTCGCAGCACAAGGTGAAGGCGCTGTTCACCGCGCCGACCGCGTTCCGCGCGATCAAGAAGGAAGATCCGCAAGGCTCTTTCCTCGGCAATTACGACATTTCGAGCCTGAAATATCTGTTCCTCGCGGGCGAGCGCGCGGACCCGAACACGGTGCAGTGGGCCGAAGAGCTGCTGAAGGTTCCGGTCATCGACCATTGGTGGCAGACGGAAACGGGCTGGGCCATCGCGGGGAACTGCGCGGGGCTCGGCGCGCTGCCGATCAAGCTCGGCTCGCCCACCTATCCGCTGCCGGGCTACGAGCTTCACGTGCTGAACGAGTCGAACGAGGAAGTCGCGCGCGGCCAGACCGGCGCGCTGTCGATCCGCCTGCCGATGCCGCCCGGCTGTCTGCCGACGCTCTGGAACAACGAGCAGGGCTTCATCGAAAGCTACCTCGTCGAATATCCGGGCTACTACAAGACCGCGGACGCGGGCTATATCGATGAAGACGGCTATGTCTTCGTGATGGCGCGCACCGACGACATCATCAACGTGGCAGGCCATCGCCTTTCCACCGGCGCCATCGAGGAAGTGGTCGCGAACCATCCCGACGTCGCCGAATGCGCCGTGATCGGCGTGGCGGACGGTCTCAAGGGGCAGGTCGCCGCCGGCTTCGTGCTGCTGAAGTCGGGCGTCGTGCGCGAGATCAACGTGATCGAGAAAGAGATCGTCGCCATGGTGCGCGATCAGATCGGCCCGGTGGCGGCATTCAAGACCGTGCTGACGGTGAACCGCCTGCCGAAGACGCGCTCGGGCAAGATCCTGCGCGGCACGATGCGCAAGATCGCCGACGGCGAGGCGTACAAGATGCCCGCCACGATCGACGATCCGGCGATCCTCGAAGAAATCGCGGCCGCGCTCAAGGCGAAGGGCTTCGGGACTTCGAGCGAAGCCGCGTAA
- a CDS encoding L,D-transpeptidase: MRCWIALLPALAAGLVAGTVSATALENWVDNRPVFESDIRKQAEQEEAERAERRKSLAPVVYPKFMDGGDRPDIKPAEPPIVYFNQNEEVGSIIVDTQNRRLYFVLPGKRAYEYPVSVGRDGFTWSGTERITRVAAWPAWTPPPEMHKRQPGLPITVSGGLRNPQGARALYLGNTIYRIHGTNNDRTVGRANSSGCFRLTNEHVVHLASIAKVGTKVKVLPSYKGGVSQSAPLSSLFSSSSNAEQSSAATVRR; the protein is encoded by the coding sequence ATGAGATGTTGGATCGCGCTGCTTCCGGCGCTTGCGGCCGGGCTCGTGGCGGGGACGGTCTCTGCAACCGCGTTGGAAAACTGGGTCGACAACCGCCCGGTTTTCGAGAGCGACATCCGAAAGCAGGCGGAGCAGGAGGAGGCCGAGCGTGCCGAGCGGCGCAAGTCCCTTGCCCCGGTTGTCTATCCGAAATTCATGGATGGCGGCGATCGACCCGACATCAAGCCCGCCGAACCGCCGATCGTCTACTTCAATCAGAACGAGGAAGTCGGCTCCATCATTGTCGACACCCAGAACCGCAGGCTCTATTTCGTGCTGCCCGGCAAAAGAGCCTATGAATATCCGGTCTCGGTCGGTCGCGATGGCTTTACCTGGTCCGGCACGGAGCGTATCACGCGCGTGGCGGCGTGGCCGGCCTGGACGCCGCCGCCGGAAATGCACAAGCGCCAACCCGGTCTGCCGATCACGGTGTCGGGAGGCTTGCGCAACCCTCAGGGCGCGCGCGCGCTCTACCTGGGCAATACCATATACCGCATCCACGGCACCAACAACGACCGGACCGTCGGGCGGGCGAACTCGTCCGGCTGCTTCCGCCTGACAAACGAACACGTGGTGCATCTGGCCTCGATCGCGAAGGTCGGGACCAAGGTGAAGGTGTTGCCGTCCTACAAGGGCGGTGTCAGCCAGAGCGCCCCGCTGTCGTCGCTGTTCAGCTCGTCGTCGAATGCCGAGCAGTCGTCCGCTGCGACGGTGAGGCGTTAA
- a CDS encoding ABC transporter ATP-binding protein, whose amino-acid sequence MKTVTRDFAGTRPVLQLVELERTYEQGNRTLEVLRRASAEICDGEAVALVGPSGSGKSSLLHMAGLLEKPGGGAVLLNGVDCTALNDKDRTRVRRNEIGFVYQSHNLLPEFSALENVMMPQLLAGVRRKDAKERALELLSTFGLYERASHRPAELSGGEQQRVAIARAVANSPCVLLADEPTGNLDPHTADRVFDELVFFIRNSGVAALIATHNFELAGRMDRVLQLNDGVLVEVSRRAAAEGERAGQFSQAE is encoded by the coding sequence ATGAAAACCGTCACGCGCGATTTCGCGGGCACGAGGCCCGTTCTGCAACTCGTGGAACTCGAGCGCACCTACGAGCAGGGCAACCGCACGCTGGAGGTGCTGCGCCGCGCCTCCGCCGAAATCTGCGACGGCGAGGCCGTTGCGCTCGTCGGCCCGTCCGGCTCCGGCAAATCCTCGCTTCTGCATATGGCGGGCCTGCTCGAAAAGCCGGGCGGTGGCGCGGTGCTGCTGAACGGCGTCGATTGCACCGCGCTGAACGACAAGGACCGCACGCGCGTGCGCCGCAACGAGATCGGCTTCGTCTATCAGTCTCACAATCTTCTGCCCGAGTTCTCGGCGCTGGAAAACGTGATGATGCCGCAGCTTCTCGCGGGCGTGCGCCGGAAGGATGCGAAGGAACGCGCCCTGGAATTGCTCTCGACCTTCGGCCTTTACGAGCGTGCCTCGCATCGCCCGGCGGAACTTTCGGGCGGCGAACAGCAGCGCGTGGCCATCGCGCGCGCGGTCGCGAACAGCCCGTGCGTGCTGCTCGCCGACGAGCCGACGGGCAACCTCGATCCGCACACAGCCGACCGGGTGTTCGACGAACTCGTGTTCTTCATCCGCAATTCGGGCGTCGCCGCGCTCATCGCCACGCATAATTTCGAGCTGGCCGGGCGGATGGATCGCGTTCTGCAACTCAATGACGGCGTGCTGGTGGAAGTTTCGCGGCGCGCGGCTGCGGAAGGCGAGCGCGCGGGACAGTTCAGCCAGGCAGAGTAG
- a CDS encoding lipoprotein-releasing ABC transporter permease subunit — MTEKAVKEPGAFAPFEWLLAFRYLRARRKKGSVSVIAFFCVLGIALGVATLIIVLSVMNGFRKELFDKILGLNGHVIVRPLARPFTDYDEVAKRLNAVKGVDHALAVVEGQVMISSQSGSSGVIVRGLMGRDLEALKSISGNIRYGTLDGFDDSGGIAIGTRLANTLNVFVGSEVTLLAPRGASTPFGTAPRVKRYRVAAVFEMGMSEYDGSIAFMPMKEAQGFFNLGEAVHVLEVVIDNPDNVEAMRGALQDAGGPDMLLTDWRQRNATFYNTLKVERNVMFIIVMLIVLVATLNIISGLTMLVKNKGRDIAVLRTMGATRGAVMRVFFISGTSIGLIGTLVGVILGVLISLHLEDIRQLVSWLTNTHLFDPSVYFLSSLPSQLDPAEVIVVVVIALLLSMGATIYPALQAARLDPVEALRYE, encoded by the coding sequence ATGACAGAAAAAGCCGTGAAAGAACCGGGCGCGTTCGCGCCGTTCGAATGGCTGCTTGCTTTCCGCTATCTGCGCGCGCGCCGCAAGAAGGGCTCGGTGTCCGTCATCGCGTTCTTCTGCGTGCTCGGTATCGCGCTCGGCGTGGCGACGCTCATCATCGTGCTTTCGGTCATGAACGGCTTCCGCAAGGAACTGTTCGACAAGATCCTCGGGCTCAACGGCCATGTCATCGTGAGGCCTCTCGCTCGCCCCTTCACCGATTATGACGAGGTTGCGAAGCGGCTTAACGCCGTGAAGGGCGTCGATCATGCGCTCGCGGTCGTCGAGGGACAGGTGATGATCTCCTCGCAGAGCGGCTCTTCCGGCGTGATCGTGCGCGGGCTCATGGGCCGCGACCTCGAAGCCTTGAAGTCGATTTCGGGCAATATCCGCTACGGCACGCTCGACGGCTTCGACGATTCGGGCGGCATCGCCATCGGCACGCGCCTTGCGAACACGCTCAATGTCTTTGTCGGCAGCGAGGTGACGCTGCTCGCGCCGCGAGGTGCTTCGACGCCGTTCGGAACGGCGCCGCGCGTGAAGCGCTATCGGGTCGCCGCCGTCTTCGAGATGGGCATGTCGGAATATGACGGCTCCATCGCCTTCATGCCGATGAAGGAGGCGCAGGGCTTCTTCAATCTCGGCGAAGCGGTGCACGTGCTGGAAGTGGTGATCGACAACCCGGACAATGTGGAGGCGATGCGCGGCGCATTGCAGGACGCTGGCGGCCCCGACATGCTGCTTACCGACTGGCGGCAGCGCAACGCCACCTTCTACAACACGCTCAAGGTCGAGCGGAACGTGATGTTCATCATCGTGATGCTCATCGTGCTGGTGGCGACGCTCAACATCATCTCCGGCCTCACCATGCTCGTGAAGAACAAGGGACGCGACATCGCCGTGTTGCGCACCATGGGCGCGACGCGTGGGGCGGTCATGCGCGTGTTCTTCATTTCGGGCACGAGCATTGGGCTGATCGGCACGCTTGTCGGGGTGATCCTCGGCGTGCTCATAAGCCTGCACCTCGAAGACATTCGCCAGCTGGTGTCCTGGCTCACGAACACGCACCTGTTCGATCCGAGCGTCTATTTCCTGTCGAGCCTGCCGTCGCAGCTCGATCCCGCCGAAGTGATCGTGGTCGTCGTGATCGCGCTGCTGCTTTCGATGGGCGCAACGATCTATCCCGCGCTTCAGGCGGCGCGTCTCGATCCCGTGGAGGCTCTGCGCTACGAATGA